From a region of the Butyrivibrio sp. AE3004 genome:
- a CDS encoding metal-dependent transcriptional regulator gives MQESGEDYIETIYLLKKKNGFVRSIDVANELGFSRPSVSRAVGILKENGFLNVSDYGELELTDEGKKKAKSIYEKHTNLTKFLMLTAKVNEEIAENDACRIEHIISPETFRGIKRYLKEHKDEL, from the coding sequence ATGCAGGAATCTGGTGAAGACTATATTGAAACTATATATTTGCTAAAAAAGAAAAATGGATTTGTCCGTTCTATAGATGTGGCTAATGAACTTGGATTTTCAAGACCAAGTGTATCCAGGGCCGTAGGTATATTAAAAGAAAATGGTTTTTTAAATGTATCAGATTATGGTGAGCTTGAACTAACAGATGAAGGCAAGAAAAAGGCCAAAAGTATTTATGAGAAACATACGAATCTGACAAAATTTCTTATGCTTACCGCAAAGGTTAATGAAGAAATTGCAGAAAATGACGCTTGTAGGATAGAACACATTATTAGTCCTGAAACCTTCAGAGGAATAAAGCGATATTTAAAAGAGCATAAAGATGAGCTTTGA
- the rny gene encoding ribonuclease Y encodes MPTIIVAVATLVVSVAVTAFVMNSRQKKIDAENESKIGSAEERARKIIDDAVRAADESKREKLLEIKEESLKARNELEKEVRDRRAEVQRSERRVQQKEENVEKRSEAIEKKEAGLNAREDALNKKTQEVAKLDEQRRQELEKISGLTSEQAKEYLLKIVEDDVKHESAVMIKNMEAEAKEEADKRAKEIVVNAIQRCAADHVSETTISVVQLPNDEMKGRIIGREGRNIRTLETMTGVDLIIDDTPEAVVISGFDPIRREVARIALEKLIVDGRIHPARIEEMVEKAQKEVANKIKEEGENAALEAGVHGLHPEIIKLLGRMRFRTSYGQNALKHSVEVSQLCGLMASELELDVRIAKRAGLLHDIGKAVDHEMEGSHISLGVDICKKYKESATVINAVEAHHGDVEPQSLIAVIVQAADTISAARPGARRETLETYTSRLKELEEITNSFKGVDHSFAIQAGREVRVMVVPEQVSDSDMVLMARDIAKKIENEMEYPGQIKVNIIRESRATDYAK; translated from the coding sequence ATGCCTACAATTATTGTAGCAGTAGCAACTCTTGTCGTTTCAGTAGCAGTAACCGCTTTTGTTATGAATTCGCGTCAAAAGAAAATTGACGCTGAGAATGAAAGTAAAATCGGTAGCGCTGAAGAAAGGGCAAGAAAAATCATCGACGATGCTGTAAGAGCTGCCGATGAATCGAAGCGCGAAAAACTCCTCGAGATTAAAGAAGAATCACTTAAAGCAAGAAATGAACTTGAAAAAGAAGTGAGGGATAGGAGAGCAGAGGTTCAACGTTCAGAACGTAGAGTTCAGCAGAAAGAAGAGAATGTCGAAAAGAGATCAGAAGCAATTGAGAAGAAAGAAGCCGGTTTAAATGCACGGGAAGATGCATTAAACAAAAAGACGCAAGAGGTTGCGAAGCTTGATGAGCAGAGAAGACAGGAACTTGAGAAAATCTCAGGCTTAACCTCCGAGCAAGCAAAAGAGTATCTTTTGAAAATTGTTGAAGATGACGTAAAGCATGAATCCGCAGTCATGATTAAAAACATGGAAGCGGAAGCTAAGGAAGAAGCAGATAAACGTGCTAAGGAAATTGTAGTCAACGCTATTCAGAGATGTGCTGCAGACCATGTTTCAGAAACTACTATTTCAGTAGTTCAGCTTCCTAATGATGAAATGAAGGGACGAATAATCGGACGTGAGGGTAGAAACATCAGAACTCTTGAAACAATGACAGGTGTTGATCTTATTATTGACGATACACCGGAGGCAGTTGTTATTTCAGGTTTTGATCCCATCAGAAGAGAAGTTGCCCGTATCGCACTTGAGAAGCTGATTGTGGATGGACGTATTCATCCGGCCAGAATTGAAGAAATGGTTGAGAAAGCACAAAAAGAAGTTGCTAATAAGATTAAGGAAGAAGGAGAGAATGCTGCACTTGAAGCTGGTGTTCACGGACTTCATCCCGAAATCATCAAACTTCTTGGCCGTATGCGTTTCCGTACAAGTTATGGTCAGAATGCACTTAAGCATTCTGTTGAAGTATCACAGCTTTGTGGACTTATGGCTTCAGAGCTTGAACTTGATGTTCGTATAGCTAAGAGAGCCGGTCTTTTACATGATATCGGTAAAGCCGTTGATCATGAAATGGAAGGATCACATATTTCTCTTGGCGTTGATATTTGTAAGAAGTACAAAGAATCTGCAACCGTCATCAATGCAGTTGAGGCACATCATGGTGATGTAGAACCTCAGTCACTGATAGCTGTTATAGTTCAGGCCGCTGATACAATTTCAGCTGCAAGGCCGGGTGCAAGAAGAGAAACTCTTGAGACCTATACCAGCCGACTGAAAGAACTCGAGGAGATAACCAACAGCTTTAAAGGGGTTGATCATTCCTTTGCTATTCAGGCCGGAAGAGAAGTCAGGGTAATGGTTGTTCCTGAACAGGTAAGTGATTCCGATATGGTATTAATGGCTAGAGATATTGCTAAGAAGATAGAGAACGAGATGGAATATCCCGGACAGATTAAAGTTAATATCATTCGTGAAAGCAGAGCAACTGATTATGCAAAATAA
- a CDS encoding regulatory protein RecX, which yields MIVSNIIPLDNKRSKIFIDGEFAFILYRGEIKNFKLCTGEEISSPVFDEICNIVIPKRAKIRAMNLLQKRDYTEYKLREKLKEGFYPEPIIDDTIEYLKSYRYIDDERFAEDYTRYHMESRSRNRIRQDLMQKGIRTDIIDRIIENAYREEKNNPELDICVSLLRKKHYDPDTITYEEKQKLMAFLYRKGFGNEVITKALSLDTSGI from the coding sequence ATGATTGTTTCGAATATTATACCGTTGGATAATAAAAGATCAAAAATTTTTATTGACGGTGAATTCGCTTTTATCCTATACAGAGGTGAAATTAAAAATTTTAAATTATGTACGGGCGAAGAGATTTCTTCGCCTGTTTTTGATGAAATATGTAATATTGTTATTCCTAAAAGAGCTAAGATACGAGCTATGAATTTATTACAGAAACGTGATTATACTGAGTACAAGCTTAGAGAGAAATTAAAGGAAGGGTTTTATCCCGAGCCTATAATTGATGATACCATAGAGTATTTGAAATCATACAGATATATTGATGATGAACGTTTTGCAGAGGACTATACAAGATATCATATGGAATCAAGGAGTAGAAACAGAATTCGTCAGGATCTTATGCAAAAAGGAATAAGAACGGATATAATAGACAGAATTATAGAAAACGCTTATCGGGAGGAAAAAAATAACCCGGAACTGGATATATGTGTAAGTCTGCTTCGTAAGAAACATTATGATCCTGATACGATCACATATGAGGAAAAGCAAAAACTGATGGCTTTTTTATACAGAAAAGGCTTCGGAAATGAAGTCATTACAAAAGCGTTATCTCTTGACACAAGCGGCATCTGA